In the Drosophila gunungcola strain Sukarami unplaced genomic scaffold, Dgunungcola_SK_2 000001F, whole genome shotgun sequence genome, one interval contains:
- the LOC128261237 gene encoding probable fumarate hydratase, mitochondrial, with protein sequence MSFDQKEIFSLMYKLARLIVPDTRVEYDSMGAMHIPLDRMYGPQTLRSLIKFPIGGVEERMPRPLIKAMGIVKKAAAETNKINCLEEKLCDAISKACDDVISGKLYEEEHFPLVIWQDGCGEHTNMNVNEVICNRAIEILGGQVGTKEPVDPDEHVNLSQCSHDTFNTAARIAVAMQLQEKMYPSLRTFIDLLAKKSSDWRDVVKIGRTHLMDAVPLSLGQEFSGYQQQLVNGRTRLDSALCRLYQLPMGGSMVGTKVNTTQRFSEQCIKRIADLTFLPFVESPNFFESMSACDALVELHGELNTIAASVMKIVNDVRFLASGPRNGFGELSLPEIEPGCAIMPGVVKPSQCEALTMICAQVMGNQVAVSMGASSGHFQLNTFVPMIASNVLRSITLLGDGMKSFCSHCLEGLEPNKSRIETIMKHSLMLVTALSPHIGYERSAAIAMAAHQNGTTLEQEALNAGIEREDYKEWVQPSKMLGPAN encoded by the exons atgtcCTTCGATCAAAAGGAGATCTTCAGCTTGATGTACAAGCTGGCCCGGCTCATAGTGCCGGATACGCGGGTTGAATACGATTCGATGGGTGCAATGCACATTCCCCTCGACCGAATGTACGGTCCGCAGACCCTGCGATCCCTGATCAAGTTTCCCATTGGCGGAGTCGAGGAACGCATGCCT CGACCCCTCATAAAAGCCATGGGTATTGTGAAGAAAGCGGCTGCGGAGACGAATAAAATCAATTGTCTCGAGGAGAAATTGTGCGATGCCATTTCCAAGGCCTGCGATGATGTGATATCCGGAAAACTCTACGAGGAAGAGCATTTTCCGTTGGTTATCTGGCAAGATGGCTGTGGCGAGCACACTAACATGAACGTAAACGAGGTGATTTGCAACCGGGCCATCGAGATCCTGGGCGGTCAGGTGGGCACCAAGGAGCCAGTGGACCCAGATGAGCATGTCAACTTGTCGCAGTGCTCCCATGACACCTTCAACACAGCGGCCAGAATCGCCGTGGCCATGCAGTTGCAGGAGAAGATGTATCCCAGCCTAAGGACGTTTATCGATCTGCTGGCCAAGAAGTCGAGCGACTGGAGGGATGTGGTTAAAATCGGAAGAACCCACCTGATGGACGCAGTGCCTCTGTCGCTGGGTCAGGAATTCAGTGGCTATCAGCAGCAGCTGGTGAACGGTAGGACTCGTTTGGACTCGGCCCTCTGCAGGCTGTACCAGCTGCCCATGGGAGGATCCATGGTGGGAACCAAAGTGAACACCACACAGAGGTTTTCCGAGCAGTGCATCAAGCGGATCGCCGATCTTACGTTCCTACCCTTTGTGGAGTCCCCTAATTTCTTTGAATCCATGTCCGCCTGCGATGCATTGGTCGAGTTGCATGGCGAACTCAACACCATAGCGGCGAGTGTGATGAAGATAGTCAATGATGTGCGCTTCCTGGCATCGGGTCCGCGAAATGGTTTTGGTGAACTAAGTCTCCCGGAGATCGAACCAGGGTGTGCGATCATGCCCGGCGTAGTGAAACCATCGCAGTGCGAGGCTCTGACCATGATCTGCGCCCAGGTGATGGGCAACCAAGTGGCCGTTTCGATGGGCGCTTCCAGTGGACACTTTCAACTCAACACCTTCGTGCCGATGATCGCCTCGAATGTCCTGCGCTCGATCACCCTGCTGGGCGATGGCATGAAGTCCTTCTGCTCCCACTGCCTGGAGGGCCTCGAACCGAACAAGAGCAGGATCGAGACCATCATGAAGCACTCCCTGATGCTGGTCACGGCCCTCAGTCCCCACATCGGATACGAGCGATCGGCTGCGATCGCCATGGCTGCGCACCAGAATGGCACCACCTTGGAGCAGGAGGCCCTCAATGCGGGCATCGAAAGGGAGGACTACAAGGAGTGGGTGCAGCCCAGCAAGATGTTGGGACCGGCTAATTGA